A region of the Campylobacter showae CSUNSWCD genome:
TATCTGGGAGAGCGTAAATATCGGCAAGGCTGAAGTAAAGGGTGTCGAACTCGCCTCAGACTGGCAGATTTTATCAAATTTAGCCCTGCACTCAAGCTACGTTTACACTAAATCAAAGCAAAAATCTGGCGCGTACGAGGGTAAATCTTTAAACAATCTACCCGTACACACCGTAAAACTAGGGCTTGACTACGATATGACGCCTGATCTAAATCTGTGGACGCAGATGAACTATCTAGGCAAAACCAGAGCCGTTTACGGCCTACCGGGAGACGAGGAGATAAAGGATTATACGCTATTTGACGCGGGCGCAAGCTACAAGCTAACTAAAAACGCGAGCGTAAATTTTAGCGTTTATAATATCTTTAACGAATACGTAACGACAAAATCCGGACGCTATGAAATTTTGATCGCCGACGGGATTAAATATAGACTCGGATTTAACGTAAATTTTTAAATTTAGTCAAATTTAAGCGGAGGTGGTGGTGTGTAGCAACGCGCCGTCCTGCGCCCGGTTTTTAAAATTTGAGTTTAAATTTAAGGAGAAAGATGCCGTTTTTAAAGAAAAAGAAATTTTGGTTTAATGTCCATTTGATTTTAAGTCTAGCCTGTGTTTTGCCGCTGCTTGTCGTCGCTCTTAGCGGCGCGATCATATCCTATCACGACGAGATTATAGACCTTGCAAACTCGCAAAAAACCTTTGTCGAGCGAGGCGAAAAAGAGCTTAGCACGAGAGAAATTTTAGATATTTTTAAAGCTAAGGAACCAAATTTTACGCTTAGCTACTACAAGATTAACTCGGACGCAAATCACGCTCTAGGCGTATCCGGTACGGATGCTAAAGGCGAGTTTAAGTCGTATTTTATAAATCAATACACGGGCGAGATAACGGGTGAAAATTTCGGCGATAAATTTATCGGACTAATGTTAAATTTGCATACGAATTTAGGGCTCGGCCTTAGCGAAAACGAGACGCTACGGCTTATAGGTAAGCATATAGTTGCGGTTTGCTCTATCGCTTTGGTAGTTTTGGTTGTATCTGGATTGATAATCTATTATCCTAGTTTTAAAACTAAATTTATGCGTGCATTTACTTTAAAAATCAAGACCAAAGGCTATGCGTTTTTGTACAGCCTACACGGATTTGCCGGCGTTTATCTCTGTTTATTTTTGGCTTTTATGAGCGTCACGGGGCTTTACTGGTCGTACGACTGGGCGGCAAAGCTCGTAAATAACGCGCTTGGCGAAAAGGAAATTTTTAGAAAAAAGAGCTTTACGCAAGTGAGGGGGTTTTCGCTAAAGGACGAGGCTAAGATAGCAAATTTGGAGGCCGCGATAGATATTTTTAAACGAGATAGAGGGGATTACGAGCTTTTTAACGTCATCACGCAAGAAGACGGCGAAAATTTTATGATATTTTACTTTGACAAAGGGCTGGAAGAGGACGATAAGGTAAATACGATGACGATAAACGCCGCCAAGGGGCAAATCATCAGGCATGCGAGGTTTGACGACGCTAAAAGCTCGATGCCGAGGCCTTTTGCGATTCATAAAGCGGTTTTAAGCTTGCATTCGGGATATTTTTTGGGCGAGATCGGTAAATTTATATTTTGTTTAGCTTCAGCGTCGGTTTTGTTTTTTGTTATAAGCGGCTTTTGGATGAGCTTAAAACGGCTCAAAAGATAAATTTGATAAAATCGCTCGAAAAAACTGAAAAAGGCTAAATATGCGAGTGATTTTAGACGGATTTGACGGCTCTTTTTTGCCGATTTTGCAAAGCTTTAAGGCTGTGATGCCAAGCCTGCATATAACAGGTATAGAGGAGCTCGGCAAGAGCGTAAACGAGAGGACGTCAAGCGCAGAAAACGACGATGCCATAAACGTAAGCGAGCTTTTTGCGCGCCAATACGAGCGGGACGAGCTTTTATCGGACAGCTCTTTGTTTTTGCAAGATAATAAATTTGACGGGAGCGGCGAGAGTGCGGCGGTCAAATTTGATGAAAACGTAAAATTTGACGGTGTGCATGTTAGCGACGATGATAAATTTGAGCAAAAATTAATAGCCGAGAGCGAGCAAAAAACCGCTTCCGTGTGGGAGCAAAATTTGCAAGAGAGATGTGATGCTATACCGCGTCAAGACGGCGGTTGGCAAGAAAAGGCGATTTTGCAAACGGGCTCTTTGAGTGAAATATCTAAAACTGCGCCAACTAGCCAAAGCGCGCAAACCGCCGCTCCGCGCGAAACTCCTGTTTTTGACGGAGCTACGCAAACGGCACCGTCTAGTAAAATACCCGCTTCTAATGAAGCCCTAAAAACGGCCGCTTTGGACGAATCCGCGCAGGCTGCGCTATTTGATTTTAATGAGTCTGCGCAAAATTTGTCACCGCGCGTTGAGCCAAAAGCCGCGCCCGAGCGTAAAAAGCACGAAAGCGCGAGCCTGTTTACCGACGAAGAAGTGCGGGCGATACTGGAGCTAAAATAAAGGGCTCAAATTTGACGAGCCAAGCGGTTAAATTTGATGGAAAATGAAGAAAAACGCGCAATTTTTACCGCGCCGCAAAAGTAAAATTCGTAGTTTTAAAATTTAAATAAAAATTTTAAGCCTAAGCGTCAAATTTTTCCGCCAACCTCGCGATATTTAGCTATATCTTAACTATTTTTCGTTAAAATCGACAATTAAAAATTCTCGGAAAAAAAGATGGAAAAGAAATATAGACCAAATGTCGCGGCGGTCATACTTGCGCCCTCTTATCCGTTTGATTGCAGGATATTTATCGCGCAAAGATGCGATATGGCGGGTATTTGGCAGTTTCCCCAGGGCGGTATAGACGATGGCGAGACGCCGCGCGAGGCTCTAAAAAGAGAGCTCAAAGAGGAGATAGGCACGGACGACGTGGATGTGCTTAGCGAGTATCCGCAGTGGCTTAGCTACGACTTCCCTGAGGGTACGACGAGTAGGAAATTTTATAACTTTGACGGGCAGACGCAAAAGTATTTTTTAGTGCGGCTAAGACCTAGCGCGAAGATAAATATAAACACCAAAAAGCCCGAATTTGACGAATATAGATTTATAAACTCAAGCGAGGTTTTGAGCGACGTAAACCACTTCAAAAAGCCGATCTACAGTAAGGTTATCGGCTACTTTAAAGAGAAAGGATTTATTTAATGTTAATCGTCCAAAAATACGGCGGCACGAGCGTTGGGACGCTTGAGAGGATAGAAAACGTCGCCGCGAGAGTGATAGAAACTAAAAAAAGCGGCGCGGACATCGTGGTCGTTGTCTCGGCGATGAGCGGCGTGACTAATCAGCTGGTGGACTACGCCGAGCATTATACGAAGGCTCCCGACGGCGTGGCGATGGATATGCTGCTTAGCTCCGGCGAGCGCGTTACCTGCGCACTTTTAACGATAGCACTGATAAATTTAGGCTATCCTGCGGTGGGTCTAAGCGGTAGGCTAGCGGGCATCATCACCGATAGCGTGCATACTAGAGCTAGGATCGAGGCGATAGATACTAAGCGTATGAAAGAGGAGTTAAAGGCGGGCAAGATCGTCGTCGTAGCGGGCTTTCAGGGTATAGACGAAAAGGGCGATGTGACGACACTCGGACGCGGCGGTAGCGATCTTAGCGCCGTGGCGATAGCAGGCGCTCTAGATGCGGATCTGTGCGAGATTTACACCGATGTGGACGGAGTTTATACGACCGATCCTCGCATAGAGCCAAAGGCCAAAAAGCTAGATAAAATCAGCTACGATGAGATGCTAGAGCTTGCGAGCCTAGGCGCAAAAGTGTTGCAAAACCGCTCGGTCGAGCTAGCTAAAAAGCTAAACGTAAATTTAGTCACCAGAAGCAGCTTTAATCACAACGAAGGAACACTAATAACAAAGGAAGAGAGTATGGAAGCAGTACTAGTAAGTGGTATCGCGCTAGATAAAAACCAAGCTAGAGTAACTTTAAGAGGCGTGGTCGATAAGCCGGGTATCGCGGCAGAGATTTTCACCGCGCTTGCAGAAAAAAACATAAACGTAGATATGATAATCCAAAACGTAGGCCAGGATGGCACGACGAATTTGGGCTTTACTATACCGCAAAACGAGCTTCACATCGCAAAAGAGTGCATGGATAAACTAAGCGCGTCGAGGGAAATTTTATACAACGACGAGATAGTTAAGGTCTCGGTCGTGGGCGTAGGTATGAAAAGCCACACGGGAGTTGCTTCGCTAGCTTTTCAAACGCTGGCAAACGAGGGCATAAATATCCAAATGATCTCGACTAGCGAGATAAAAATCTCGATGATCGTCGATCAAAAATACGGCGAGCTAGCGGTTCGCGCACTACACGAAGCTTATAAACTCGATAAATGAGCGATTTTATAAAATGGACGCTCGAGGCGATCCGCGAGGAGGGTTCGCTGATGAGCTGGATGGAGGAGAGGCGTACCGAGTGGACGCCTCTCCTCGCCTCGAAGCTTAAATTTTTACTCGAAGGGCGCGCGTTTATCCTGATAACCGATAGCGAGCGCGGTTGGTTTGAGGAGTATTTTTTAAAAAATATAAATAAGCCGACAAATGCCCGCCCCGTGCTACCTTTTTTCTCGCTAAAGGCGCTTTACCCGTCTTTTGAAAATATCGGCTCAAAAGAGGAAGTCTCGCTGCTTTTAGATATGCTTAGTCTTGCTTTTCCAAACGGTTACGTGTTTTTTTACGTCGGCAAGAGCGCCGAAAAAAGCTCGCAGATCGCCAAAGGCAAGGACGATAGCTACATGTGGCTTTTTGACGAGCAGGCGCAAAATAGCTTTTATCTAAGCTCCTCCGACGGTGCGCTAGACATCAAGCTCTTATCGCTGTTTAGGCTTTTTGATAAGAGCATAGACGCCGCTTTATTTGCGAAAGTAACGCTTTAATCTATGCGAAGCAAAATCGTAATCACGAGCGATTTTGAAGCCTTAAAAGAGGAAATTTTAGGGCTTTACGGCGTAAATTCGGTTAGATTTTTTTTCGTCGAGGACTTTTTGCTAGAAAATGCAAAAGAGGTCGCCGCCGAGGCCTACATCGCGGAGAGCGAGCCTAAGCTGCTAGTTTTAGGCGCTAAAAATTTCCGCGTCGAGGCTCAAAACTCTCTACTAAAAATCATCGAAGAGCCGCCTAAAAATATCTTTTTTATCATAGCTTGCGAGTCGAAAAATATGCTTCTGCCGACCGTCCGCTCGCGCCTAGTTACTGAAAATAGACTCGAAAAAAAGCAGCGCGAAAAAACGGGGCTAGATTACAAACGCCTCGAGCTAAAAGAAATTTGTGCGTTTATCGATGAAAAATCAGCTTTTGAGCGCTCCGAAAAGCTCGGCAAAAACGACCTAAAAGAGCTAATCGCCGCAATAGTTCTCGAGGCTACGGCGCAGGGGGTCAAATTTAGCGCCGAAGAGCTTGAGTATTTTTTCAAAGCTGTGCGCCTAGCTGAGCTAAATACCAAAACCCATGCGCTTCTTACGCCGATACTTCTTATGATTTACGAAAAAGGGCTTAGATGAAAATTTTTAAAATCAATCCGCAAACTGATTTTAACGAGATTTGCGAGATTATCCGTCCTAGCGACGAGGGGCGAAATTTGATGAAAAAAAAGTCGGCGATCAACTTTTTTTTGATTAAAGATTTACGCTCGCCGGCCGCAAATATCCTAAAACAAGACGCATTAAGCGTAGGTGCGGAGCTCGTCACTAATCGGGACGTGATTCTGGACGGCGAAAACTCGACTGCGCTTTTGATGGCGACCGATGCGCAGGTGGGAGCGCTTGCCAAAAAAGAGGCCGCGCAGGATTTTGGTCTAAAAAATTTGGCTAAATTTTTAAAATCTCCGTTTAAAAAACCGCAGCGTGCGCAGATAATGGGCGTCGTAAACGTAAATGAAGATAGCTTTAACGCCGCAAGCCGCGTGAACGAAAAAAGCGGTATCGAAAAAATCGAAGCCATGATAGAAGCAGGCGCAGACTACATCGACCTTGGCGGCGTTAGCTCAAGGCCAGGGAGCGAGTATTGCGGCCAAGAGGAGGAATTTAGGCGTATAAAAGATATCGTGGAGGAAATTTACAAGCTAGATTTACATGAAAAGGCGAAATTTAGCCTTGATAGCTTTGATCCTTATTGCTTAGAATTTGCGTTAAATCACGGCTTTAAGATGATAAATGACATCACGGCAAACGCAAATTTAGCCACGCTTGCTGCAAGATACGACGCCCAGTTTTGCATGATGCATATGCAAGGCGATCCTGCCACCATGCAGATCGCGCCAAAATACAACGACCTTATCGGCGAAATAACGGATTTTTTTGAGCAAAAGATAGCCCTTGCAAGGGAGCTTGGCGCTAAAAAGATAGTGCTTGATGTGGGTATTGGCTTTGGCAAGACGGCTGAGCAAAATTTGCTGCTTATTAAGCATTTGGAGCATTTTTTGAAATTTGACTGCCCACTGCTAGTTGGTGCTAGCCGCAAATCAGTCATAAATCACTACTATAAAAGCGAGGTCAAGGACCGCTTGCCAGGCTCGCTCTATCTGCACCTAAAAGCCTTCGAAAACGGTGCGCAGATCATTAGAACGCACGACGTGGCAGAGCACAAGCAGCTTTTTGATATGCATGAGGCGATGAACCAAGCCACGCTTTGGTAGGGCGCTTGGCTAAAAAAGAGGCTAGATGAGAAATTTACTTCCGCCACCTTGGATCAAATTTCCAAGTATAGATCCATTTTCCATCGGCTGGAGAATGGGCGCTGGCGAGGGTTATAAGTTTAAATTTAACGACTGGCTTAAAACGCTAAGCCAAGATGAACGTAGCGAGTATCAGCAGCTCTTTGCTGAGCCTGCGACGTGGCGTGGCTACTGGGATGAGAGACTAGGCGATGATGAAAGCACGCTTTTTATCAACGATGAATTTGTTACCGACCTTTGGGAGCGTGAGCCTAGATATGAGTTAAAGTGGCTAAAAAAGCGCTACAACGCTGGCAAGGCGGATAAATTTCTATTTTTTTGGGGTCATCAAAAGAGTGCAGGCATAAGCGCAAGCTGTCTAAGCCAGTGGTACGGCTCTAGTTTTTGGCAAGATGAGGTTCATTACGTTTGTGCTGAGCAATATATGATGGCTAAAAAGGCTGAGTGTTTTGGCGATGATGAGGCTTTAGAGCAAATTTTATCCGCCAAAGATCCAGCGCAGATGAAGGCGCTTGGTAGGCAGGTACGTGGCTTTGACGCCAAGGTCTGGGACGAGATAAAATTTAGCGTTGTGCTAAATGCAAGCTATTTAAAATTTAGTCAAAATGCCAAGCTGCGAGAATTTTTACTCTCGACAAAGGATAAAATTTTGGTTGAGGCAAGCCCTATTGATAAAATTTGGGGCATAGGCATGAGTGCTGATGATGAAAATGCGCACAATCCTATGAAGTGGCGTGGGCAAAATTTGCTTGGCTTTGCGCTGATGAGAGCGAGGGACGAGATAGCAAAGGTCTATAAAAACGTCCATTTGTGCGATGAAAATGAGCTAAATTTGGATCATTTATAAAGTATGTTTAAGATAAAATGCGGTGTAAATTTGGAGCAAAAATGACAAAACAAGAGTACGAACGAGCGATAGATACGCTAAATGCGTGGGCAAAGGCCTACTACGACGAGGACGAGCCACTTGCAAGCGACGAAGAGTATGACGCACTCTATCACGCGGTTTTGGCCTTCGAGCAGGCAAACCCAAGTGAAATTTCGCTATTTTCGCCGACTAAGCGAGTGGGTGGAGGCGTAAAAGAGGGCTTTAGCAAGGCAAGCCACATAAAGCGCATGTGGAGCATGGAGGATATCTTTAGCCTTGGCGAGCTTGATGCTTGGCTAAAGCGCGGCGAGAAGGAGAATTTGACCTTTGTCGCTGAGCCAAAATTTGACGGAGCGAGCCTAAATTTACTCTACGAAAATGGCATTTTAGTTAGGGCGATAACCAGAGGCGACGGCGTTACAGGCGAGGACGTGACGCAAAATGCAAGGACTATTAGCTCGGTGCCAAAGAGCATTAGCTACAAAGGGCTCATTGAAATTCGTGGCGAAGTCGTCATAAGAAAAGATGACTTTGAGCTACTAAATATAGAGCGTGCAAAATCTGGCGAGGCGCTACTTTCAAACCCTAGAAACGCAGCCGCAGGAAGTCTTAGGCAGCTTGATAGCGCAGTGACTGCTAAAAGAAAGCTACTTTTCATACCTTGGGGCGTGGGCGAGCAGAGTCTTGGACTGAAAAACCACAGCGAGGTGATGAAATTTGTGCGTGAGCTTGGCTTTGAAAGAGATGATTTTTTCAAAATTTTAAAAAAAGATGAGCTTGAGGCCGCATATAACGAGCTCTTGGCAAATCGTGACGCAAAAAGCGTGATGATGGATGGCATGGTGATACGTGTAAATGACCTTGCTCGCTGCGAGCAGCTAGGCTACACGGTCAAATTTCCAAAATTTATGGTGGCATTTAAATTTCCAGCCATTGAGAAAGTCACAAGGCTAAGAGACGTAGCACTTCAAGTTGGCAGAAGCGGCGTGGTGACGCCTGTTGGCGTGCTTGATGAGGTAAATATAGACGGCGCAAATGTAAAATCAGCCACCCTTCATAACTTCGACGAGATCGAGCGCCTTGGCGTTATGAAAAACGACTACATCGGCATTATCCGCTCAGGCGACGTCATACCAAAGATCACAAAGGTCTATAAAGATAGGCGTGATGGCAGCGAGCAAGCGATTGATAGGCCTAAATTTTGCCCAGTTTGTGGCTCGCACCTGCTTGATGAGGGGGTCTTTGTAAAGTGCCAAAATTTAAGCTGCAGAGCAAGAGTGGTGGGCTCGATAATCCACTACGCATCGAAGAAATGCCTAAACATAGACGGCCTTGGCGATGCGATAGTAAATTTGCTATTTGACAAGGGGCTCATCTCTTGCATAAAGGACATCTACGGCCTTAAATTTGATGATCTCATGGCGCTTGAGGGCTTTAAAGAGAAAAAGATAAATAACCTTTTAAATGCCATTGAGGCTAGCAAAGGTGCGGAACTATCGCGCTTTATCACGGGTCTTGGCTGCGAGCACATCGGCGAAGTGGCGGCAAAGAAGCTAGCTAGTAGCTTTGGGCTGGGCTGGCTTGATGCTAGCTTTGAAGAGCTAACCTCGCTTGAGGGCTTTGGCGTGGAGATGTCAAATAGTTTAATCGACTTTGCCGAGGTAAATAGAGCAGAAATTTTAGCCCTAAGCCAGATCGTGCAGCCAAGCGTGACGCAGGTGCAAAGCGTCTCAAATGCGCTAAGTGGCAAAACGGTGGTGATAACTGGCACACTAAGTCGCCCAAGGGACGAGATAAAGGCGGAGCTTGAGAGTTTTGGCGCAAAGGTTTCTGGCTCAGTCTCTAAAAAAACGGACTTCGTGCTAGCCGGCGAGGAGGCTGGCAGCAAGCTAGAAAAAGCAAATGAGCTAGGCGTGCAAGTGATCGATGAGAGCGAATATGAGAGGCTAAAACTTGAGGTTTGATAACTACGTCGCAAGCGTTTTAAATATCAGTAGAAACAAGGCGAGCGAGCTCATTAAATCTGGCAAGGTGCTAATAAATGGCGAAATTTGCACCAAGGTTTCAAGCGAAGTTAGCGAGGCTAAAATTTCACTGCTTGATGAAATTTACGTTGGGCGAGGCGCGCTTAAGCTAAAAAGCTTTTTGGAAGCGATGAAATTTGATCTAGCTGGCAAAAACGCACTTGATATCGGTAGCTCAACTGGCGGCTTTATGCAAATTTTACTTGAGCGTGGTGTAAAGAGTGTGACTGGCGTCGATGTGGGCACTGATCAGCTAGACGCCAGCCTAAGAAATAATGAGCGAGTGAAAATCTATGAAAAAACTGACGTCAGGGAGTTTGCGAAGCAAAATCAAAGTAAATTTGATCTCATAACCTGTGACGTGAGCTTTATCTCTTTGGCTGAAATTTTGCCAGCTATTTGTGAGCTAGCAAGCAGGGATTCGCTCATTATCACACTTTTTAAACCGCAGTTTGAAGTGGGCGTTGGCGTAAAACGCAATAAAAAAGGCGTTGTCACCGACGCTAAGGCTGTAAATTTAGCTATGAAGCGCTTTGAAGTGCTAGCAAGTGGTTTGAAATTTGAACTGATAGCTTGCAAAGAGTGCGAGGTCAAGGGAAAGGGAGGAAATGCCGAGTTTTTCTACGCTTTTAACAAAAGATAACATCACTGCCGTTGCGATAGGGCACTTTGACGGCGTACACAGGGGGCACAAGCAGCTTTTAAAGCAGCTAGGCGAGTTTGGTGGGCTTGTTGTCATCGACAAAAATAAAGCCAACATCACGCCGAAGCTAAAGCGAGCTGAGTACTCAGACTATCCTTGCTTCTTGTATGATTTTGAGAGTATAAAAGGACTTAGTGGCGAGGAATTTATCGCACTTTTAAAGCGAGATTTTAAAAATTTAAAAAAGATCGTTGTTGGGTTTGATTTTAGATTTGGCAGAAACAGAGCGTGGGACAAGCACGATCTAAAAAGAATTTTTGATGGTGAGGTGGTCGTAGTAGACGAGGTTTGCTTTGACGGTATGGGCGTGCATAGCTCGGCCATACGCGAGTATATCAAGCAAGGCGAGATATATAAGGCAAACCGTCTGCTAGGCCGCGAATACTCGATCGAAGGCCGCGTGATAAAGGGGCAGGGTATCGGGTCGCGAAAGCTCGTGCCGACGCTAAATTTGGATATCAAAAGCTACCTTTTGCCGCGCGAGGGCGTCTATGCGACGAGGACTCGCATCGGCTACAAGACCTACGGCTCGGTTACCTTTATCGGCAACCGAGTAAGCACGGACGGCAACTTTAGCGTCGAGACGCACGTGCTAAACGAAAATATCGAGGGCGCGCGCGACGTTGCGGTTTGCTTTATCAAGCGACTGCGAGATAACCGTAAATTTGAAAGCCTAGAGGAGCTAAAGGAGCAAATCGGGACCGACATCAAGCAGGCGATGGAGTTCGTCGGTGTGTGCGATCTCTACGTCGTTGGTGATGCTACGCCTCAAAGGAGCGAGCCGTGAAAGACGAAATCTTTAAAGAGCCGATAAAAAAGCAGTTTGAATTTGACGCGAGTGTGGCGTCGGTGTTTGATGATATGATCGGGCGTTCGGTGCCGTATTATGCGGCTTCGCAAAAGCTGATCGCAGATTTTTTAGCTCAAATTTTACCGCAAAACTCTAGCGCGATAGACCTTGGCTGCTCGACCGCCTCGACGCTACTAGCCCTTTGGCGCAAGAGAAACGACCTCGCGCTAAAAGGCGTGGATAACGCGCCTGCGATGCTGCAAAATGCGCGCGC
Encoded here:
- a CDS encoding PepSY-associated TM helix domain-containing protein, whose protein sequence is MPFLKKKKFWFNVHLILSLACVLPLLVVALSGAIISYHDEIIDLANSQKTFVERGEKELSTREILDIFKAKEPNFTLSYYKINSDANHALGVSGTDAKGEFKSYFINQYTGEITGENFGDKFIGLMLNLHTNLGLGLSENETLRLIGKHIVAVCSIALVVLVVSGLIIYYPSFKTKFMRAFTLKIKTKGYAFLYSLHGFAGVYLCLFLAFMSVTGLYWSYDWAAKLVNNALGEKEIFRKKSFTQVRGFSLKDEAKIANLEAAIDIFKRDRGDYELFNVITQEDGENFMIFYFDKGLEEDDKVNTMTINAAKGQIIRHARFDDAKSSMPRPFAIHKAVLSLHSGYFLGEIGKFIFCLASASVLFFVISGFWMSLKRLKR
- a CDS encoding RNA pyrophosphohydrolase: MEKKYRPNVAAVILAPSYPFDCRIFIAQRCDMAGIWQFPQGGIDDGETPREALKRELKEEIGTDDVDVLSEYPQWLSYDFPEGTTSRKFYNFDGQTQKYFLVRLRPSAKININTKKPEFDEYRFINSSEVLSDVNHFKKPIYSKVIGYFKEKGFI
- a CDS encoding aspartate kinase, whose translation is MLIVQKYGGTSVGTLERIENVAARVIETKKSGADIVVVVSAMSGVTNQLVDYAEHYTKAPDGVAMDMLLSSGERVTCALLTIALINLGYPAVGLSGRLAGIITDSVHTRARIEAIDTKRMKEELKAGKIVVVAGFQGIDEKGDVTTLGRGGSDLSAVAIAGALDADLCEIYTDVDGVYTTDPRIEPKAKKLDKISYDEMLELASLGAKVLQNRSVELAKKLNVNLVTRSSFNHNEGTLITKEESMEAVLVSGIALDKNQARVTLRGVVDKPGIAAEIFTALAEKNINVDMIIQNVGQDGTTNLGFTIPQNELHIAKECMDKLSASREILYNDEIVKVSVVGVGMKSHTGVASLAFQTLANEGINIQMISTSEIKISMIVDQKYGELAVRALHEAYKLDK
- a CDS encoding HobA family DNA replication regulator, with amino-acid sequence MSDFIKWTLEAIREEGSLMSWMEERRTEWTPLLASKLKFLLEGRAFILITDSERGWFEEYFLKNINKPTNARPVLPFFSLKALYPSFENIGSKEEVSLLLDMLSLAFPNGYVFFYVGKSAEKSSQIAKGKDDSYMWLFDEQAQNSFYLSSSDGALDIKLLSLFRLFDKSIDAALFAKVTL
- a CDS encoding DNA polymerase III subunit delta'; translated protein: MRSKIVITSDFEALKEEILGLYGVNSVRFFFVEDFLLENAKEVAAEAYIAESEPKLLVLGAKNFRVEAQNSLLKIIEEPPKNIFFIIACESKNMLLPTVRSRLVTENRLEKKQREKTGLDYKRLELKEICAFIDEKSAFERSEKLGKNDLKELIAAIVLEATAQGVKFSAEELEYFFKAVRLAELNTKTHALLTPILLMIYEKGLR
- the folP gene encoding dihydropteroate synthase, which codes for MKIFKINPQTDFNEICEIIRPSDEGRNLMKKKSAINFFLIKDLRSPAANILKQDALSVGAELVTNRDVILDGENSTALLMATDAQVGALAKKEAAQDFGLKNLAKFLKSPFKKPQRAQIMGVVNVNEDSFNAASRVNEKSGIEKIEAMIEAGADYIDLGGVSSRPGSEYCGQEEEFRRIKDIVEEIYKLDLHEKAKFSLDSFDPYCLEFALNHGFKMINDITANANLATLAARYDAQFCMMHMQGDPATMQIAPKYNDLIGEITDFFEQKIALARELGAKKIVLDVGIGFGKTAEQNLLLIKHLEHFLKFDCPLLVGASRKSVINHYYKSEVKDRLPGSLYLHLKAFENGAQIIRTHDVAEHKQLFDMHEAMNQATLW
- a CDS encoding NADAR family protein, which gives rise to MRNLLPPPWIKFPSIDPFSIGWRMGAGEGYKFKFNDWLKTLSQDERSEYQQLFAEPATWRGYWDERLGDDESTLFINDEFVTDLWEREPRYELKWLKKRYNAGKADKFLFFWGHQKSAGISASCLSQWYGSSFWQDEVHYVCAEQYMMAKKAECFGDDEALEQILSAKDPAQMKALGRQVRGFDAKVWDEIKFSVVLNASYLKFSQNAKLREFLLSTKDKILVEASPIDKIWGIGMSADDENAHNPMKWRGQNLLGFALMRARDEIAKVYKNVHLCDENELNLDHL
- the ligA gene encoding NAD-dependent DNA ligase LigA, coding for MTKQEYERAIDTLNAWAKAYYDEDEPLASDEEYDALYHAVLAFEQANPSEISLFSPTKRVGGGVKEGFSKASHIKRMWSMEDIFSLGELDAWLKRGEKENLTFVAEPKFDGASLNLLYENGILVRAITRGDGVTGEDVTQNARTISSVPKSISYKGLIEIRGEVVIRKDDFELLNIERAKSGEALLSNPRNAAAGSLRQLDSAVTAKRKLLFIPWGVGEQSLGLKNHSEVMKFVRELGFERDDFFKILKKDELEAAYNELLANRDAKSVMMDGMVIRVNDLARCEQLGYTVKFPKFMVAFKFPAIEKVTRLRDVALQVGRSGVVTPVGVLDEVNIDGANVKSATLHNFDEIERLGVMKNDYIGIIRSGDVIPKITKVYKDRRDGSEQAIDRPKFCPVCGSHLLDEGVFVKCQNLSCRARVVGSIIHYASKKCLNIDGLGDAIVNLLFDKGLISCIKDIYGLKFDDLMALEGFKEKKINNLLNAIEASKGAELSRFITGLGCEHIGEVAAKKLASSFGLGWLDASFEELTSLEGFGVEMSNSLIDFAEVNRAEILALSQIVQPSVTQVQSVSNALSGKTVVITGTLSRPRDEIKAELESFGAKVSGSVSKKTDFVLAGEEAGSKLEKANELGVQVIDESEYERLKLEV
- the tlyA gene encoding 23S rRNA (cytidine-2'-O)-methyltransferase TlyA, giving the protein MRFDNYVASVLNISRNKASELIKSGKVLINGEICTKVSSEVSEAKISLLDEIYVGRGALKLKSFLEAMKFDLAGKNALDIGSSTGGFMQILLERGVKSVTGVDVGTDQLDASLRNNERVKIYEKTDVREFAKQNQSKFDLITCDVSFISLAEILPAICELASRDSLIITLFKPQFEVGVGVKRNKKGVVTDAKAVNLAMKRFEVLASGLKFELIACKECEVKGKGGNAEFFYAFNKR
- a CDS encoding bifunctional riboflavin kinase/FAD synthetase, whose protein sequence is MPSFSTLLTKDNITAVAIGHFDGVHRGHKQLLKQLGEFGGLVVIDKNKANITPKLKRAEYSDYPCFLYDFESIKGLSGEEFIALLKRDFKNLKKIVVGFDFRFGRNRAWDKHDLKRIFDGEVVVVDEVCFDGMGVHSSAIREYIKQGEIYKANRLLGREYSIEGRVIKGQGIGSRKLVPTLNLDIKSYLLPREGVYATRTRIGYKTYGSVTFIGNRVSTDGNFSVETHVLNENIEGARDVAVCFIKRLRDNRKFESLEELKEQIGTDIKQAMEFVGVCDLYVVGDATPQRSEP